The DNA sequence GCAAATTGGCTAAATTCTGAAGATGCAGAAGACCTATGGTTTGTTTTTAATTCGGAAATGAATTTTCCTTGTTTTGTAAATTTCTGCAAAAGATCAGATAAAACTTCTCCTTGGCCTACCGATGGCAATTGGTTTTTGTCACCTAACAATATTATAGTTGCTTTTTCTCCTACTGATTCAAGGAATAAGTTCATTAATTCCATGTCTACCATAGAAGTTTCATCCATAATGATAAGATCATATGGTAGATATCTTTTTTCGCCATAGTAAGGTTTTGTCACACCGGGAAAAATTTTCAAAAGGTTGTGGATGGTTTGTCCGCGAAGTGAAGAAACGATTCCCGTTGAATTTGGAAAGTAATTTAAGTTTTTCTGAATAGATTCCGTGAGTCTTTGCGCTGCTCTTCCGGTTGGGGCTACAAGTGCAATTCGGTTTGAGATTGGAAGTTCGTTGAGCTCGTTTAATAGCTGCAAGATGAAAGAGACCACTGTAGTTTTTCCTGTTCCTGGCCCCCCTGCAATGATTCGAAAGGACGAAGTAACAGATTCGACTACCGCTTGTTTTTGCTCTTTCGCGAGTGGACTACAAAATTTTTTTTCTAAGTCGGCTATGATGAAATCAATCTCATCTTTTTTGTCGAGAATTGTATGATTATTTTCTGATCGAACAGAAACTAGGTTTTTGATATTTGTTTCGAATCTTTTTTTTTCTTTGTATGTTTTTTGAAAGTACAGTCTAGTTTCTTTTTCAGCGATTTCTAATTGAAAAGGGAATTTGTTTTCAAAATTTTCAATTGATTTATGATTCGTTACAGAAAGATAAAGGTCACCGTTTTGTGTTGCTTCAATTAAATTCGTTATTAACTCTTCGTGTTCATTTGATAAATGTGGAAAGTTATGGATGACTTCTTTTGCTATTTCTAAATATGAAGATTCAGTATGATTCATAAATAATACTTCTCTAAACTAACGGACGCTTCTTGGATATAAGATAAAATTTCTTTACGGATTCCACTAAATGTTTCAAGTGTCCATTGGTTTTTAGTTGATTTTAAGTCAGAATAGATACCTGCATTTTTTGCGATCCCCATACCACGTAAAAATAAATAATATACACCGCCGAAACGTTCCAAAGCAAGTTCATCTCCATAAAGGGAAGATAGGTAATCAAAAAGAATTAGTGCGTATACTGATTTTTGGATCATATAACCTTTTTCAATGACTGCTGTGGTGACTGCATTGGTATCATAAAGATCGTTTGGCAAAAGATTCGATTTGTAATCGGCAATGTAGTAATTACCGTTTTTGCAAAAAACTAAATCAATGGCACCTTTTAGATAGTTTTCAAATCCTGGCGTCAATGGAGCTCCGGATTTTTCTAACATTTTTTGTACATATAAATGAAATTTTAATTCGGAAGATTTTTCTTCAGGTTTTAACTCACTCAATACAAATGAAGTTCCATCTGCTAAAGTTATCTCTGCAGTCATTGCTTGTTTCAAAAGATCTAAAACGATGTTTTCTAAAGTTTCTTCGGATGTTTGTTGTATTTTAATTGGATATTGCCTTAAGGATTGAGAATACGCCCAAACCCATGAAGGATGTTTGGAAATTTCATTTGTTGGTAATTTGAAAATTGAAAAATCGCATAACTCAAGAATACGGTGTAAAAAATTGCCAATTTTTGAGCTAGATGGAAGTTTGGATTTTGTTTGGTAAAGTTCAGATTCAAGTGGTTCTTCAATTTCTTTTTGAGTTTCTTCGTTTGTTTTTACCACTTGTGTTTGTGAACTTTGTAAACTTG is a window from the Leptospira harrisiae genome containing:
- the recD gene encoding exodeoxyribonuclease V subunit alpha, whose protein sequence is MNHTESSYLEIAKEVIHNFPHLSNEHEELITNLIEATQNGDLYLSVTNHKSIENFENKFPFQLEIAEKETRLYFQKTYKEKKRFETNIKNLVSVRSENNHTILDKKDEIDFIIADLEKKFCSPLAKEQKQAVVESVTSSFRIIAGGPGTGKTTVVSFILQLLNELNELPISNRIALVAPTGRAAQRLTESIQKNLNYFPNSTGIVSSLRGQTIHNLLKIFPGVTKPYYGEKRYLPYDLIIMDETSMVDMELMNLFLESVGEKATIILLGDKNQLPSVGQGEVLSDLLQKFTKQGKFISELKTNHRSSASSEFSQFAELVKQSFDLPNFKPNFPNPKISEPTENKENQDFIWLQNEKPKQEDAVPFKDWKQNDLIHFLWTDLFLPTASKATAFNWKKEDLNKAENKDTLDEMISEYRCLTILRNGYYGIESIQNRILDLAKKHLTSAHSNTKNIEYRHLAKSFYFEGMPIIIKRNDQIRKLFNGDIGLVLKIDSELRAVFPIENRLYSFALDTLPEHEPAFFLTIHKSQGSEYNTILLYLPPISSYQSENLKEVPILNRRILYTAVTRAKKKVILMGDFSTWNLGLETYRKRNTGFNLS